The following proteins are encoded in a genomic region of Maribacter hydrothermalis:
- a CDS encoding NUDIX hydrolase, with the protein MYKVFVNELPLILTNKLSETANGEYFLLNQTSIQGAIKSLKKGKLQEAYIYHPNHEEILKKFTKEIPLVVAAGGVVTNDEGKVLFIYRNDKWDLPKGKLDKGESIEDCAIREVEEETGVKGLRIENFLRTTYHIFKNSGVYTLKQVHWYAMKTDYKGKLKPEKKEGIVKVKWKGPVKIQKALQNSYVNIKILFEGD; encoded by the coding sequence ATGTATAAAGTTTTTGTTAATGAATTGCCTTTGATTTTGACAAATAAACTCTCCGAAACAGCAAATGGAGAGTATTTTTTACTAAATCAGACTTCTATACAAGGGGCAATCAAGTCTTTGAAGAAAGGAAAGCTTCAAGAAGCGTACATATATCATCCTAATCATGAGGAGATTTTAAAAAAGTTCACAAAAGAAATTCCTTTGGTTGTTGCAGCTGGTGGTGTGGTTACAAATGATGAGGGTAAAGTGTTGTTTATATACAGAAATGATAAGTGGGACTTGCCAAAAGGTAAGCTGGATAAAGGTGAATCAATTGAAGATTGTGCCATAAGAGAAGTTGAGGAGGAAACTGGTGTGAAAGGTCTTAGAATTGAAAATTTCTTGCGTACTACCTATCATATTTTTAAAAATAGCGGTGTTTATACCTTAAAACAAGTTCACTGGTACGCAATGAAGACCGATTATAAGGGCAAATTAAAGCCTGAAAAAAAAGAAGGTATTGTAAAAGTTAAATGGAAAGGTCCAGTTAAGATTCAAAAAGCACTTCAAAATTCATATGTGAACATTAAAATTTTATTTGAAGGTGACTAG
- the pyrE gene encoding orotate phosphoribosyltransferase — protein sequence MVLDKDTAKKTAELLLQINAIKLKPENPFTWASGWKSPIYCDNRILLSYPAIRNYIRDEMAKQVELLYGKPDCIVGVATGAIGIGALVADKLNLPFVYVRPEPKSHGRQNQIEGHLEAYQTVVVIEDLISTGKSSLNAVDALRAVDANVKGMLAIFTYGFETALNNFKEKNTELHTLSSYQYLIEQASDTGYVKEAQLNTLMEWRKDPSQWTNK from the coding sequence ATGGTTTTAGACAAAGACACGGCAAAAAAAACTGCAGAGCTTCTGCTGCAAATTAATGCAATAAAATTGAAACCCGAAAATCCTTTTACTTGGGCTTCTGGTTGGAAATCTCCTATCTATTGCGACAATAGAATTTTGCTATCATACCCAGCTATCAGAAATTACATTCGAGATGAAATGGCCAAGCAAGTTGAACTACTATATGGTAAGCCAGACTGCATTGTTGGTGTAGCTACGGGAGCTATAGGAATTGGTGCTTTAGTTGCTGACAAACTAAATCTTCCTTTTGTATATGTAAGACCTGAGCCTAAATCTCATGGCAGACAAAATCAAATTGAAGGGCATTTAGAAGCCTACCAAACTGTTGTAGTAATAGAAGACTTAATTAGTACTGGTAAAAGTAGTTTAAATGCTGTTGATGCATTAAGAGCTGTTGACGCCAATGTAAAAGGAATGCTAGCTATATTTACGTACGGTTTTGAAACTGCGCTCAACAACTTTAAAGAAAAAAACACCGAATTGCACACTTTAAGTAGTTATCAATATCTTATAGAACAAGCATCTGATACTGGTTATGTTAAAGAAGCACAGTTAAATACATTAATGGAATGGAGGAAGGACCCCTCGCAATGGACAAATAAATAA
- a CDS encoding orotate phosphoribosyltransferase produces the protein MFIETPKALVLKSKEDTFNFLNELSNFRQLMPDNIDKFEVLNENRFLFALKGMPEIVLEKKEQTQFNKLVLGAASDKLPFTLTADILEVNNEKSEVTLSFTGEFNAMMAMMIKKPITNFINTLATNLEKI, from the coding sequence ATGTTTATAGAAACACCTAAAGCTCTAGTTTTAAAAAGTAAAGAAGATACTTTCAACTTTTTAAATGAGCTATCGAACTTTAGACAATTAATGCCTGATAACATTGATAAATTTGAGGTTTTAAATGAAAATAGATTTCTTTTCGCTTTAAAGGGAATGCCAGAAATAGTTTTGGAAAAAAAAGAACAAACGCAATTTAACAAACTTGTTCTTGGTGCGGCAAGCGATAAACTTCCATTTACTTTAACAGCCGATATTTTAGAAGTTAATAATGAAAAAAGCGAAGTTACCTTAAGTTTTACAGGTGAATTCAACGCAATGATGGCTATGATGATAAAAAAGCCAATAACTAACTTTATAAACACGTTGGCCACCAATTTGGAAAAAATCTAA
- a CDS encoding biotin--[acetyl-CoA-carboxylase] ligase, giving the protein MQIIKLDATPSTNSYLKELSTQKVLKDFTIITTQNQTLGRGQLNAKWESDAGKNLAFSILKKEIDVSINKAFLISMSVSLAILEGLKELGVPDLKIKWPNDILSGNSKIGGILIENIISGSQIKRSIIGFGLNVNQKVFKNAPHAASLNTIVGRNYDLDKVFYLLIEKLHYQLQKPILAVESELFARYHSHLFKKGEACTFTTQDNSQLKGVIVGVTINGTLNLKLENGDFQEFGLKKIQLQY; this is encoded by the coding sequence ATGCAAATAATCAAACTTGATGCCACGCCGTCCACTAATAGTTATTTGAAAGAATTATCGACACAAAAAGTACTTAAAGATTTCACTATAATAACTACCCAAAATCAAACTTTAGGTAGGGGGCAATTAAATGCAAAATGGGAGTCGGATGCAGGTAAAAATCTAGCTTTCAGTATATTGAAGAAAGAAATAGATGTATCTATAAATAAGGCGTTTTTAATAAGTATGAGTGTTTCTTTAGCCATTTTAGAAGGTTTAAAGGAGTTAGGAGTTCCTGACTTAAAGATAAAATGGCCTAACGACATTCTGTCAGGTAATTCTAAAATTGGAGGTATATTAATTGAAAATATTATTTCTGGCTCACAAATAAAAAGAAGTATTATTGGTTTTGGGCTGAATGTGAACCAAAAAGTGTTTAAAAATGCGCCACATGCTGCATCATTAAATACAATAGTTGGACGGAATTATGATTTGGATAAGGTTTTTTATTTATTAATTGAAAAATTACATTATCAATTGCAAAAACCAATTCTTGCTGTTGAGAGCGAATTATTTGCTCGGTACCATTCTCACTTATTTAAAAAAGGAGAGGCCTGTACATTTACAACGCAAGATAATAGCCAACTAAAAGGTGTAATAGTTGGCGTAACAATAAATGGAACGTTAAATCTAAAGCTAGAAAACGGCGATTTTCAAGAATTTGGATTAAAAAAAATACAACTTCAGTATTAG
- the rsfS gene encoding ribosome silencing factor, whose amino-acid sequence MQESKTSADELIALIIQGVDEVKGQNINLLDLRDIENTVCDYFIICNGTSNTHVNAIVGSIQKTVSKAIQDKPWHVEGEDNAEWVLMDYVNVVVHVFQKQIREYYDIEGLWGDAKFTTIESSIN is encoded by the coding sequence ATGCAGGAAAGTAAAACTAGCGCAGATGAGTTAATTGCATTAATAATACAAGGAGTTGACGAAGTAAAAGGTCAAAACATTAATCTATTAGATTTAAGAGACATTGAGAACACCGTTTGTGATTACTTCATCATTTGTAACGGTACATCAAATACGCATGTAAATGCAATCGTAGGATCTATCCAAAAAACAGTAAGCAAAGCAATTCAAGATAAACCTTGGCACGTAGAAGGTGAAGATAACGCTGAATGGGTGTTAATGGACTATGTAAATGTAGTAGTTCATGTATTCCAAAAGCAAATACGAGAATACTACGACATAGAAGGTTTATGGGGTGATGCAAAATTCACCACAATTGAAAGCAGCATTAATTAA
- the ftsH gene encoding ATP-dependent zinc metalloprotease FtsH, translated as MAKENKANPKKPKFSSWWIYGLVAVLLIGFQLFNSDELASTKKTTTSELQEYLRNGDVQKILIITNTNQAKVFLTDEAIAKEVHKDVNEKSFLPTSGNVPQYTLDYGDLQIFQNEITDIKKENNLDTIIEFGKESTAILDFLLSLLPFVLIIGIWIYLMRRMSGGGGGGAGGQIFNIGKSKAKLFDEKTDTRTSFKDVAGLEGAKEEVEEIVDFLRNPDKYTSLGGKIPKGALLVGPPGTGKTLLAKAVAGEAKVPFFSLSGSDFVEMFVGVGASRVRDLFKQAKDKSPAIIFIDEIDAIGRARGKNNFTGSNDERENTLNQLLTEMDGFGTNTNVIVLAATNRADVLDKALMRAGRFDRQIYVDLPDIRERKEIFEVHLRPIKTSEALDLEFLARQTPGFSGADIANVCNEAALIAARKEKKAVSKQDFLDAVDRIVGGLEKKNKIITPGEKETIAYHEAGHATTSWMLEHAAPLVKVTIVPRGQSLGAAWYLPEERLIVRPEQMLDEMCATMGGRAAEKVIFNKISTGALSDLEKVTKQARAMVTIYGLNDEIGNITYYDSAGQDSYGFSKPYSEDTARKIDAEISKIIEEQYQRAIKVLTDNKDKLTTLAERLLEKEVIFKEDLEKIFGERNFEKDILALENKKKLEKVENTDSETEEEEITENK; from the coding sequence ATGGCAAAAGAAAACAAAGCAAATCCCAAAAAACCAAAATTTAGTTCTTGGTGGATTTACGGATTGGTAGCAGTATTACTTATAGGATTTCAATTATTCAATAGTGATGAATTAGCTAGCACAAAAAAAACAACTACCTCTGAATTGCAAGAGTATTTAAGAAATGGTGATGTACAAAAGATTTTAATCATTACGAATACCAATCAGGCAAAAGTATTCTTAACAGATGAGGCTATTGCAAAAGAAGTGCATAAAGATGTTAACGAAAAATCCTTTCTTCCTACATCGGGCAATGTACCTCAATATACTTTAGACTATGGTGATCTTCAAATTTTTCAGAATGAGATTACTGACATTAAAAAGGAAAATAATTTAGATACTATTATTGAATTTGGTAAAGAATCTACAGCCATTTTAGATTTCTTATTGTCCTTACTACCATTTGTTTTAATCATTGGTATTTGGATTTACTTAATGCGTAGAATGTCTGGCGGCGGCGGCGGCGGCGCTGGAGGTCAAATTTTCAATATTGGTAAATCTAAGGCGAAGCTTTTCGACGAAAAGACCGACACTAGAACATCTTTTAAAGATGTAGCTGGTTTAGAAGGAGCAAAAGAGGAAGTAGAGGAAATTGTGGACTTTTTAAGAAACCCGGACAAATACACTTCATTAGGAGGTAAAATCCCTAAAGGTGCTTTATTAGTAGGACCTCCTGGAACAGGTAAAACACTTTTAGCAAAAGCCGTTGCAGGTGAGGCAAAAGTTCCTTTCTTTTCACTTTCAGGCTCAGATTTCGTTGAAATGTTCGTAGGAGTTGGTGCTTCAAGGGTAAGAGATTTATTTAAACAAGCAAAAGATAAATCTCCAGCCATTATCTTTATTGATGAAATCGATGCCATCGGTAGAGCTAGAGGTAAAAATAATTTCACCGGTTCTAATGACGAACGTGAAAATACACTCAACCAATTATTAACAGAAATGGATGGTTTTGGCACCAATACCAATGTAATTGTATTGGCAGCTACCAACCGTGCAGACGTACTTGATAAAGCATTAATGCGTGCTGGTAGATTTGACAGACAAATTTATGTTGACTTACCGGATATTCGTGAGCGTAAAGAAATTTTTGAAGTACACTTAAGACCTATTAAAACATCTGAAGCCTTGGATCTTGAATTTTTAGCAAGACAAACTCCCGGTTTCTCTGGTGCAGATATAGCAAATGTATGTAATGAAGCTGCATTAATTGCCGCCAGAAAAGAGAAAAAAGCCGTTTCTAAACAAGATTTCTTAGATGCTGTTGACCGAATAGTTGGCGGACTTGAAAAGAAAAATAAAATAATTACTCCTGGAGAAAAAGAAACTATTGCTTATCATGAAGCTGGACATGCAACAACAAGTTGGATGCTAGAACATGCAGCACCATTAGTAAAAGTAACAATTGTGCCAAGAGGACAATCTTTAGGTGCAGCTTGGTATTTACCAGAAGAACGCTTAATTGTTAGACCTGAACAAATGCTAGATGAGATGTGTGCAACAATGGGCGGTAGAGCTGCAGAGAAAGTTATATTCAACAAAATATCTACCGGTGCTTTAAGTGACCTAGAAAAAGTCACTAAGCAAGCAAGAGCAATGGTTACGATCTATGGTCTTAACGATGAAATAGGAAACATTACCTATTATGATTCTGCAGGACAAGATTCATATGGTTTCTCAAAGCCTTACAGTGAAGATACTGCAAGAAAAATAGATGCTGAAATATCTAAAATTATTGAAGAACAGTATCAAAGAGCAATTAAAGTACTTACAGATAATAAAGACAAATTAACAACCTTAGCTGAAAGATTATTAGAGAAAGAAGTTATCTTTAAGGAGGATTTGGAAAAAATATTTGGAGAACGGAATTTTGAAAAAGATATACTGGCTCTAGAAAATAAAAAAAAACTTGAAAAGGTAGAAAATACAGATTCCGAAACAGAAGAGGAAGAAATTACAGAGAATAAATAA
- a CDS encoding LUD domain-containing protein, producing MGLLDILFGGGKKKVSKETAETRGDHMPDLNIPVDEKFTIHFKQNGGKFIYCISDSEISGALQSIIEENNWQKEPFYVLNKRLAEKFSKEGIVFTEKIRQSEVFFTTCEHLIAQNGSILVCSNQLHEKKVNELPSNVVVFATTSQLVESIGEGLKTIKKKYGQKIPANITTLKHFKATKENSDDFLTYGSSTKNLYLLLLEDL from the coding sequence ATGGGGCTTTTAGATATTTTATTTGGTGGTGGCAAGAAGAAGGTTTCAAAAGAAACTGCAGAGACACGAGGCGACCACATGCCGGATCTAAATATTCCGGTAGATGAAAAATTTACAATCCATTTTAAACAAAACGGAGGAAAATTCATTTACTGTATTTCGGATTCTGAAATATCTGGAGCCCTACAAAGCATTATTGAAGAGAATAATTGGCAAAAAGAACCTTTCTATGTTTTAAACAAAAGGTTGGCAGAAAAATTTTCGAAGGAGGGTATAGTATTTACAGAAAAAATAAGGCAAAGTGAGGTCTTCTTTACTACATGTGAGCATTTAATTGCTCAAAATGGTAGCATTTTGGTTTGTTCTAATCAATTACATGAGAAAAAGGTAAATGAACTACCTAGCAACGTAGTTGTTTTTGCTACAACTAGCCAACTTGTAGAATCTATTGGGGAAGGTCTAAAGACCATTAAGAAAAAGTACGGTCAAAAAATTCCTGCCAATATTACGACGTTAAAACATTTTAAAGCTACCAAAGAAAACAGCGATGATTTTCTAACCTATGGTAGTAGTACTAAAAATCTTTATCTTTTACTTTTGGAAGATTTATAG
- a CDS encoding phosphatidate cytidylyltransferase has translation MKEILRRSLTGAVYIILLLSAVFLSSDAFDFLFMTFGLACLYEYKKLVRLRGYYIFAAYLALWWTFIYLVKDQQIVNILMLITIVVDVYLLVNLFTKKPIKFNTAMKFIVGLFYIGGGCIFLTMIPYKNDAFAKLLIMGIFILIWVNDSFAYLVGKSIGRTKLFPSVSPKKTFEGTIGGFIFALAAAYLMATFEELISPIQWMILATVIVVSGSLGDLIESKLKRAAGVKDSGAILPGHGGMLDRLDSLVFAAPFAYLTLNIFSYVS, from the coding sequence ATGAAAGAAATTTTAAGAAGGTCATTAACCGGGGCTGTATACATAATTTTATTGTTGTCCGCAGTCTTTTTGAGTTCTGATGCTTTCGATTTTTTATTTATGACCTTTGGACTTGCATGCTTGTATGAATACAAAAAACTTGTAAGACTAAGAGGTTACTATATATTCGCCGCCTATTTAGCGCTATGGTGGACTTTTATTTATTTAGTCAAAGACCAACAAATTGTCAATATTTTAATGCTGATAACCATAGTTGTTGATGTTTATTTATTAGTTAATCTTTTCACTAAAAAACCAATAAAATTCAATACCGCAATGAAGTTTATAGTTGGTCTTTTTTATATCGGGGGCGGATGTATTTTTCTAACGATGATACCTTATAAAAACGATGCATTTGCCAAATTATTAATAATGGGAATTTTTATATTAATATGGGTAAATGATTCCTTCGCTTATTTAGTAGGAAAAAGTATTGGTAGAACAAAATTATTCCCATCGGTTTCTCCAAAAAAAACTTTTGAAGGTACTATAGGTGGATTTATATTTGCACTTGCAGCAGCATACTTAATGGCTACCTTTGAAGAATTAATAAGTCCAATACAATGGATGATTTTAGCAACGGTAATTGTAGTATCAGGCAGTTTAGGGGATTTAATAGAATCTAAACTTAAAAGAGCAGCAGGCGTAAAAGATAGTGGAGCTATATTACCAGGACATGGTGGTATGCTAGACCGCTTAGATAGCTTGGTATTTGCTGCACCATTTGCTTATTTAACATTAAATATTTTTAGTTATGTTTCATAG
- a CDS encoding phosphatidylserine decarboxylase family protein — MFHREGQKIILFSFCFVGISVILAHYFIDISWLKLLIQLTGLAILIIILQFFRNPKRIAVKDFNEILSPVDGKVVVIEEVFEKEYFKDKRKQVSIFMSPINVHVTRYPASGSITFSKYHPGKFLVAWHPKSSEENERTTVVIKTPKFGEILYRQIAGALAKRIVNYAEKGESVQQGDDAGFIKFGSRVDLFLPLDCQINVQLNQKVKGAGTCIATFVDPNEKEETSH, encoded by the coding sequence ATGTTTCATAGAGAGGGACAAAAAATAATCTTGTTTTCTTTTTGCTTTGTAGGCATAAGTGTAATATTGGCCCATTATTTTATTGATATATCTTGGTTAAAACTACTTATTCAATTAACGGGGCTAGCTATATTGATTATAATTCTTCAATTCTTTAGAAATCCAAAAAGAATAGCCGTAAAAGATTTTAATGAAATTTTGTCCCCTGTTGATGGCAAGGTCGTAGTAATTGAAGAGGTATTTGAAAAAGAATATTTCAAAGATAAAAGAAAGCAAGTGTCTATATTCATGTCTCCAATTAATGTACATGTTACTAGATACCCCGCAAGTGGAAGTATTACATTTTCCAAATATCACCCAGGAAAATTTTTGGTAGCATGGCATCCAAAATCTAGTGAGGAGAACGAGAGAACTACCGTTGTCATAAAAACACCAAAATTTGGTGAAATACTATATAGGCAAATAGCGGGAGCATTGGCAAAACGAATTGTTAATTACGCCGAAAAAGGTGAAAGTGTTCAACAAGGTGATGACGCAGGTTTTATAAAATTTGGTTCAAGGGTAGACTTATTCTTACCTTTAGACTGCCAAATAAATGTGCAACTGAACCAAAAAGTAAAAGGCGCAGGAACATGTATAGCCACTTTTGTTGACCCAAATGAAAAAGAAGAAACCTCACATTGA
- a CDS encoding acyl-CoA-binding protein — protein sequence MKKKKPHIEFEEAVAYVNSFTEPIPADVLLKLYAYFKIANSNFDNPGSKTPLINAFKANALFQAKNMSKKQAMKSYIELVGKELK from the coding sequence ATGAAAAAGAAGAAACCTCACATTGAATTTGAAGAAGCCGTAGCTTATGTTAATAGCTTTACAGAACCAATACCTGCAGATGTACTTCTAAAGCTTTATGCATATTTTAAAATTGCTAATTCAAATTTCGACAACCCTGGCAGTAAAACACCCTTAATAAATGCGTTTAAAGCTAATGCGTTATTCCAAGCTAAGAATATGAGCAAAAAACAGGCTATGAAATCATATATAGAATTAGTTGGCAAAGAATTAAAATAA
- a CDS encoding response regulator transcription factor, whose product MNNEKYKLLLVEDSQDLGYLLTEYLRIKNFEVKWLKRAQEALKHLQNIAYDMAILDVTMPEMDGFELAKQIKTQFPELPFIFLTARSLKVDVLKGFHLGAVDYLKKPIDEEELVIRIENLLARIAGTKQEVSTTTQFKLGAYNFNSLNQELCIGSQVIYMTNKESELLHFLAMRTNELCSHKDILLKLWGNNDYFNRKSLNVFITRLRKYLGQDPEICIDNIHGQGFILRTGN is encoded by the coding sequence ATGAATAATGAGAAATATAAGTTACTGTTGGTCGAAGACAGTCAGGATCTTGGGTATTTATTGACCGAATATCTTCGTATTAAAAATTTTGAGGTAAAATGGTTAAAAAGGGCTCAAGAGGCACTAAAACATTTACAAAATATTGCTTATGATATGGCAATTTTGGATGTTACTATGCCCGAAATGGATGGTTTTGAATTGGCAAAACAGATAAAAACTCAATTTCCTGAATTGCCTTTTATATTTTTAACGGCACGTTCATTAAAGGTTGATGTGTTAAAGGGCTTTCATTTAGGGGCGGTAGATTATTTAAAAAAACCGATTGATGAAGAGGAATTAGTAATCAGGATTGAGAATTTACTTGCTAGAATAGCGGGTACAAAACAAGAGGTTTCAACAACAACCCAATTTAAATTAGGTGCTTATAATTTCAATTCACTCAATCAAGAACTTTGTATAGGTTCACAGGTAATTTACATGACGAATAAAGAGAGTGAATTACTTCATTTTTTGGCCATGAGGACAAATGAGTTGTGCAGTCATAAAGATATTTTGTTGAAACTTTGGGGTAATAACGATTACTTTAATAGAAAAAGTTTAAATGTGTTTATAACAAGGCTTAGAAAATATTTAGGACAAGATCCAGAAATTTGTATAGATAATATTCACGGTCAAGGTTTTATCTTGCGAACAGGTAATTAA
- a CDS encoding sensor histidine kinase, producing the protein MKKRNIYITIFLVSIIGLAIVQYQYLRIGLSLAKVQFNTQLGEVSKEIADGLETKNQLTFLIVSALKEDTSYFNDSVGSVQDASKYFLNDFLTEKLVRAGIETEFTYTLQTKDSLYYLQSANRFDEDEEMVSYPIELSGYLPKEFGAKVVLQMQFKNLNTYFLAKLNGLTVPSLLFIMGICIAVIWVLRTYYWQQNVITTTNEFINNLTHELKTPVFSIGLATKILEDKANENQVPLLKIIKQQVNRLTVQIEKVLELGSLESNFNVLKLNNVDFKPYVEKICHEFKTLVSMEKVQFSYHLETGNYTIKAEVFHLENALNNILDNAKKYAKDPVITLSAYVENRKLSIKICDNGSGIDSEDQDKIFLKYFRVKNMENEAVEGYGLGLSYVKKVVEKHHGKVVVESEKGVGTSVLIRIPLCHE; encoded by the coding sequence GTGAAAAAAAGAAATATTTACATAACGATATTTTTAGTTTCTATCATTGGTTTGGCTATTGTGCAATACCAATATTTACGAATAGGGTTGAGTTTGGCCAAAGTTCAGTTCAACACCCAGCTTGGTGAAGTAAGTAAAGAGATAGCCGATGGACTGGAAACAAAAAATCAATTGACGTTTTTGATTGTAAGTGCTTTAAAGGAAGATACATCTTACTTTAACGATAGTGTTGGGAGTGTTCAAGATGCGTCTAAGTATTTTTTAAATGATTTTTTAACCGAAAAGTTGGTGAGGGCGGGTATAGAAACCGAATTTACTTATACGCTGCAAACAAAGGATTCCTTGTATTACCTTCAATCAGCTAATAGGTTCGATGAAGATGAGGAAATGGTAAGTTATCCTATAGAATTAAGCGGTTATTTGCCAAAAGAATTTGGAGCTAAAGTAGTGCTACAAATGCAGTTCAAAAATTTAAATACTTATTTTTTAGCTAAATTGAATGGACTAACCGTACCTAGTTTATTGTTTATTATGGGTATTTGTATAGCGGTCATTTGGGTTTTGCGAACGTATTATTGGCAACAAAATGTAATTACAACTACAAATGAATTTATAAATAACCTAACCCATGAATTGAAGACCCCTGTTTTCTCAATAGGTCTTGCTACAAAAATTTTGGAGGACAAAGCTAATGAAAATCAAGTACCACTTTTGAAAATTATTAAACAACAAGTAAATCGCCTTACTGTACAGATAGAAAAAGTATTGGAATTAGGCAGCTTGGAGTCGAACTTTAATGTGTTGAAACTTAACAATGTTGATTTTAAACCTTATGTGGAAAAAATATGTCATGAATTTAAAACGTTGGTTTCTATGGAGAAGGTGCAATTTAGCTATCACTTAGAAACTGGTAATTATACGATTAAAGCAGAAGTGTTTCATCTTGAAAATGCGTTGAACAACATTCTTGATAACGCAAAAAAATATGCTAAAGATCCAGTGATAACGCTTTCTGCATATGTAGAGAATAGAAAATTATCGATTAAGATATGTGATAATGGGAGTGGAATAGATAGCGAAGATCAAGATAAAATATTCTTAAAATATTTTAGGGTGAAGAATATGGAGAATGAAGCTGTAGAGGGTTATGGACTGGGGCTTAGTTATGTGAAAAAGGTAGTAGAAAAACATCATGGCAAAGTTGTAGTAGAGAGTGAAAAAGGAGTGGGTACAAGCGTACTAATAAGAATACCGTTGTGTCATGAATAA
- a CDS encoding protein involved in meta-pathway of phenol degradation — MIIKLYHITLLFFLFTTSFLTAQGCVAIRHFSSCVGSSLENNVLNKGDIQLGLNYRYFKSYRHFRGTHEEPDRITNNTEVINFSHSTDFFLTYGISDRVYTSITIPTVFNSRSSLYEHGRNERNTTFSRGLGDVRLGVGWWLLPLETNPKGNIAIGLGVKLPTGNYNASDIFYNVGLNNEPQTRPVDQSIQPGDGGFGFTADFQWYQKLTNGLFSYASGFYLLNPREINGIRTFRETLSPLLENESIMAVPDQYSVRTGLSYSLSPTISSSLGARFDCVPVKDLIGGNEGFRRPGNVLSIDPGIGFNKSNFSLNLNVPFAIRRERPQSITDIQTEIQTGNPRHGDAAFADYVINFAVSYRFSSNKVPVPPEFMNEFKTK, encoded by the coding sequence ATGATTATCAAACTTTACCACATTACCCTATTATTTTTTTTATTTACAACATCATTTCTCACTGCGCAAGGCTGTGTAGCCATCCGTCACTTTTCTTCTTGCGTTGGCAGTAGTCTTGAAAATAATGTTTTAAACAAAGGCGATATACAATTAGGGTTAAATTACCGATATTTTAAATCTTACAGACATTTTAGAGGCACCCATGAAGAGCCGGATCGTATAACCAACAATACCGAAGTAATTAATTTTTCGCATAGCACTGATTTTTTTCTAACCTATGGTATCAGTGATCGCGTTTATACCAGTATTACCATACCTACTGTTTTCAACTCGAGATCTTCACTTTATGAACATGGTAGAAACGAACGAAATACCACTTTTTCCAGAGGTTTGGGAGACGTTCGCCTTGGCGTGGGATGGTGGTTATTACCGTTGGAAACTAACCCGAAGGGTAATATTGCCATAGGACTTGGGGTAAAATTGCCGACGGGTAATTACAATGCGTCCGATATTTTTTATAATGTTGGACTAAATAATGAACCACAGACCCGACCAGTAGACCAATCGATACAACCTGGAGACGGTGGTTTTGGATTCACGGCCGATTTTCAGTGGTATCAAAAACTTACCAACGGACTATTTTCATATGCAAGTGGTTTTTATCTCTTAAACCCAAGGGAAATAAATGGTATTAGAACATTTAGAGAAACATTAAGTCCACTTTTAGAAAATGAATCCATTATGGCAGTCCCTGACCAATATTCTGTAAGAACCGGGTTGAGCTATTCCCTAAGTCCAACCATATCCAGCTCTTTAGGAGCGCGTTTTGACTGTGTACCCGTAAAAGATTTGATAGGCGGTAACGAAGGGTTTAGAAGACCCGGAAATGTTCTCTCCATTGATCCTGGTATTGGTTTTAATAAAAGTAATTTTTCTTTAAACCTTAATGTACCATTTGCAATTCGTCGTGAACGTCCACAAAGCATTACGGATATTCAGACAGAAATACAAACCGGAAACCCAAGACACGGCGATGCAGCTTTTGCTGATTATGTTATCAATTTTGCTGTTTCTTACCGGTTTTCCTCTAATAAGGTTCCTGTTCCACCAGAATTCATGAACGAATTCAAAACTAAATAA